A section of the Pochonia chlamydosporia 170 chromosome 2, whole genome shotgun sequence genome encodes:
- a CDS encoding aminopeptidase 2 (similar to Aspergillus terreus NIH2624 XP_001214491.1) has translation MDDQAPINLVKPRHYNLELRNLDFETWKYDGIVSIAVEFIQPSRSITINASHLEFKNAQVLVDGDVAITTKATSFDCDDKMQVVRINLNNEIPATKSATITVEFQGAISDSLAGFYRSKYKPVIQQAASVAHDDDGSHYVLSTQFEASYARRAFPCFDVPNLKATFALTIEVPSDQVVLSNMPVRSIKPNDERAGWHAVSFKTTPIMSTYLLAWAVGDFAYVEAFTDQFYNGQRVPVRVYATRGVQSQGQFAVTLAPRVIDLFSGVFDIPYPLDKMDILAVPEMSMTSMEHWGLITSQPSELLLDSETSSEAVKQDIADNVSHELAHQWFGNLVTMDWWDELWLNESFATWAGHYAVDQLFPEWDIWAQFVVGRMEDAFQADGLRSSHAVHIPMSSGLQDHQIFDQISYGKGCAVIRMLVEYVGVGKFLAGVSSYLKTNAYGNATAHVLWENLEAASGKGIVDIAESWINTVGYPVVVVTEIPNKGQILLRQSRFLTSGDVKPEDDTALWCIPLGITGIDCGQDAFLSEKEQFIPGIDPEFYKLNAQGTGFYRVAYPPCRLALLSTQLNRLSASERCSMIGSAAALASAGSGSAASLLSFLQGFRRENHATVWQQVLDALQNVEMAFSEDAEMSTGLKHFALQLIEGKVNDVGIEALPEDSFLMRRLRRTLLGKAVKYGHAGTVNKFASIFSDWTDKGIDINPSMRRIVLRAAMRKEPTRVFPILMSEFTKTSSSDTKNSILLAMAETDDKSILRDLVAFNWSSSVPVSEMSVVLFALVAHPIGRHVQWAYTKDHWEACAAKLNDALLLDQFVQVSLLGFSSEDVIKDVDAFFADKNTEGFRQSLEKGKEGIRAKALYRERDSALLKQFFLENKYL, from the exons ATGGATGACCAAGCTCCAATCAACCTGGTGAAACCCAGGCACTACAATCTAGAGCTGCGAAACCTCGACTTCGAAACTTGGAAGTACGATGGCATAGTGTCCATCGCCGTGGAGTTCATCCAGCCTTCCAGGTCAATTaccatcaatgccagccaTTTAGAGTTTAAGAATGCGCAAGTGCTCGTGGACGGCGATGTTGCTATTACCACGAAAGCAACGTCGTTCGACTGCGACGACAAGATGCAGGTCGTCAGAATCAATCTCAACAACGAAATACCAGCCACAAAAAGCGCGACCATCACCGTTGAGTTCCAAGGAGCGATAAGCGACTCTCTAGCCGGCTTCTACCGCTCAAAATACAAGCCCGTCATCCAACAGGCAGCGTCGGTCGCtcatgatgacgacggctCACATTATGTGCTGAGCACCCAATTTGAAGCTAGCTACGCTCGGCGGGCGTTTCCTTGCTTCGACGTGCCTAACCTCAAGGCGACATTTGCCCTCACCATCGAAGTGCCATCTGACCAGGTTGTCCTGAGTAACATGCCGGTCAGGAGCATTAAGCCCAATGACGAGCGGGCTGGCTGGCACGCTGTTTCCTTCAAGACGACACCCATCATGAGCACTTATCTTCTCGCCTGGGCGGTCGGTGATTTTGCGTATGTGGAAGCCTTTACGGACCAGTTCTACAACGGCCAGAGGGTTCCTGTACGTGTCTATGCCACTCGAGGGGTGCAGAGCCAGGGTCAATTCGCAGTGACTCTCGCGCCGAGGGTAATTGATCTCTTCTCTGGTGTCTTTGATATACCTTATCCactggacaagatggacatttTAGCCGTGCCGGAAATGTCCATGACCAGTATGGAGCACTGGGGCCTCATCACGTCCCAACCCTCTGAA CTTCTGTTAGATTCGGAGACGTCAAGCGAAGCTGTGAAGCAGGACATTGCGGACAATGTCTCTCACGAACTCGCACATCAGTGGTTTGGTAACCTTGTTACCATGGACTGGTGGGATGAGCTCTGGCTGAACGAGAGCTTTGCTACCTGGGCTGGTCATTATGCAGTTGATCAGCTATTCCCCGAGTGGGACATCTGGGCACAGTTTGTGGTTGGCCGCATGGAGGATGCATTTCAGGCAGACGGATTGCGGTCCAGCCACGCCGTGCATATCCCCATGAGTAGCGGTTTGCAGGATCATCAGATTTTCGACCAAATCAGCTACGGCAAGGGATGCGCAGTTATTAGAATGTTGGTCGAGTatgttggcgttgggaaGTTTTTGGCGGGCGTCTCCAGTTACTTGAAGACCAATGCTTACGGCAACGCAACTGCTCATGTCCTGTGGGAAAACCTTGAAGCTGCTTCTGGTAAAGGTATCGTCGACATAGCTGAGTCATGGATTAATACTGTCGGTTATCCGGTGGTGGTAGTGACAGAGATACCCAATAAGGGGCAAATTTTGTTGCGACAGTCCCGATTCTTGACGAGCGGCGATGTTAAGCCCGAAGACGACACGGCTCTTTGGTGTATCCCTCTCGGTATAACGGGTATCGACTGCGGCCAAGATGCCTTCTTGTCCGAAAAGGAACAGTTTATACCTGGTATCGACCCAGAGTTTTACAAGCTGAATGCCCAAGGCACCGGATTCTATAGAGTAGCGTaccctccatgtcgtctcGCGCTGTTAAGCACACAACTGAACCGTCTTTCTGCCTCGGAGAGATGTTCCATGATAGGATCTGCGGCTGCCCTTGCGTCTGCGGGATCCGGATCTGCCGCATCTTTGCTGTCATTTTTGCAAGGTTTTCGTCGGGAGAACCACGCCACCGTGTGGCAGCAGGTACTTGATGCTCTTCAAAATGTCGAGATGGCCTTCTCTGAGGACGCAGAGATGAGCACCGGACTGAAGCACTTCGCCTTGCAGCTCATTGAAGGCAAGGTAAATGATGTTGGTATAGAAGCATTGCCAGAAGATAGTTTCTTGATGAGACGTCTTCGCCGAACTCTGCTTGGGAAAGCTGTGAAATACGGGCATGCTGG AACTGTGAACAAATTCGCGTCTATTTTCAGCGACTGGACTGATAAGGGTATCGACATTAACCCAAGTATGCGCCGCATAGTGCTTCGCGCTGCTATGCGAAAAGAACCAACCCGCGTGTTCCCAATTCTCATGTCTGAGTTTACTAAGACATCGTCCAGCGACACCAAGAACAGCATCCTTCTTGCAATGGCAGAAACAGACGACAAGTCAATCCTCCGCGACCTCGTCGCCTTCAACTGGTCGTCATCCGTGCCTGTAAGTGAAATGTCCGTGGTGCTGTTCGCTTTGGTTGCCCACCCTATCGGTAGGCATGTACAGTGGGCATATACAAAGGATCATTGGGAGGCGTGCGCGGCCAAGTTGAACGATGCTCTTCTGCTGGATCAGTTTGTACAGGTGAGCCTGCTCGGATTTAGTAGCGAGGATGTTATCAAGGACGTGGATGCGTTCTTTGCGGACAAGAACACGGAGGGCTTTAGACAGTCGTTGGAAAAGGGGAAGGAAGGGATCCGAGCAAAGGCTCTGTATAGAGAAAGGGACTCGGCACTACTCAAGCAATTTTTCTTGGAGAATAAGTACTTGTGA
- a CDS encoding nuclear pore protein-like protein (similar to Colletotrichum gloeosporioides Nara gc5 XP_007286467.1) has protein sequence MSNQSNCIDPRGDVSLKIKTPEKEVTAVFLACSRALARASPVFDRMLYGNFAEAKSNNSNTTDWIVKLEDEKPAPMETFLNLAHSNFARIPKTFSIDNLYDLVVLTHYYDATHLLAPWIETWLSSVGEIVRDASDIMSKMIWITWELGRKEQFTIIARRMLMEAKEPWPSAADDSEAIQAPPYIIGIQRINAVRNQTIQELLDIIRDMVGKLIIVDEQPRWCRHATWMGHHRCESMLLGSMTFCLARAGLWPVPEVSLLEMSLVDLHRTLTSLIIHDIGETSEKPVIDHRECNPGPYLLDKVQRVMSNIPSTVTDYHFKCLDERAKSLK, from the exons ATGTCCAACCAATCCAATTGTATTGATCCTCGTGGAGATGTCAGCCTCAAGATCAAAACCCCAGAGAAAGAAGTCACTGCCGTGTTTCTCGCCTGCTCACGTGCGTTAGCCCGTGCATCTCCTGTGTTTGACCGAATGTTATACGGGAATTTCGCTGAAGCCAAAAgcaacaactccaacacaaCAGACTGGATCGTTAAACTAGAAGATGAGAAGCCGGCCCCAATGGAAACTTTCTTGAATCTGGCACACTCCAATTTTGCTAGAATACCAAAAACCTTCTCTATCGACAACTTGTACGACCTTGTTGTATTAACTCATTACTACGACGCAACACATCTATTGGCGCCCTGGATTGAGACCTGGCTTTCCTCTGTCGGAGAAATTGTACGAGATGCCAGTGATatcatgtcaaaaatgaTTTGGATCACTTGGGAGCTCGGCCGCAAAGAGCAATTTACGATTATTGCACGTCGCATGTTAATGGAAGCGAAGGAACCATGGCCCTCCGCAGCAGATGATTCTGAGGCCATCCAAGCACCTCCGTACATCATTGGTATTC AACGTATTAACGCTGTCCGCAATCAAACCATCCAAGAATTGTTAGACATAATTCGCGACATGGTTGGGAAACTCATCATCGTGGACGAACAACCCAGGTGGTGTCGTCACGCGACTTGGATGGGTCACCATAGATGCGAATCCATGTTACTGGGGTCTATGACATTTTGTCTGGCTAGAGCGGGCCTTTGGCCTGTCCCCGAAGTTAGTCTTTTGGAAATGAGCTTGGTTGATCTCCACAGGACACTAACGAGTCTGATTATTCACGACATTGGAGAAACAAGCGAAAAGCCAGTCATAGACCATCGGGAATGCAACCCAGGGCCATACCTCTTGGACAAGGTTCAGCGAGTGATGAGCAATATTCCAAGTACCGTAACAGACTACCATTTTAAATGTTTAGATGAGCGAGCCAAAAGCTTGAAGTAG
- a CDS encoding heterokaryon incompatibility protein (HET) domain-containing protein, producing MTDNSHSESKELDEVTRLVGTYGGIREALNSGSLSLEQEVRLRSDIVDLLIKDSDQSGLYDYLQDAIQHLETILRRLPRDSPERAVHLSKMSYVQMSEHVATNSRHALDEAVSNGRQAKELGVTHNLLQSRPDVYINVMKNFGFALSQRYAITLQANDLEEAIACAKEIYDHAPKDSAEYYMNLNNFASRLRMQYSESQNPDDINEAMRLIRELQSRTASGSREHGFAAAQLGVIGADKFKQTKELQDLDEALGYCKAGLDSLPATHELRIQILRVITNLYDSRYKSTSEEGDLRGHVQYSERLLRAIPPGNNARGKYLVEYMRGLHKLAERLKSLEQFRRNIRQLKSLLLDMPSNYPEKPGCHSVLADFYLSQYDLSRDLQDLMACVGAVREAVLDYNEVARESGSPQSTIQASWPWDLGISLGKLFQAPRDNPMRKAAERGLPEELNHCRQLQSSAPSALEQFYQQSGPRLKVLSKSLDAGRALSSDEIENEIRKLKEEKGATVSNRRPYKTSDYVNELGARKLAMDESKNIILDLSGIMGSILGIDRDKTYTREELCALHAEMEQKAIDNARSEGRHPNLRLCRMCRDEVKILQPVQDGFELAAKRAWLPFGNYFQLLDRSNCSICSLMLSAITTKSSGALHPRLAAIDPEVQGIRLTSGQLSTKEKLIRFDYGMKAAGELRLLTSQNYSQALRQGWQVSAHSSPAEILANQNGPIYDASGQQINPNLVKSWLRDCDNNHRSACNHPRLGKRADAVISLILINVQDECLVSSSSDAKYFALSYVWGQVDMSKTFKSNYSDRLKAHSLAAICFPKTIQDAMAFVRSLDERYLWVDALCIVQDDDIQMARDIPNMDIIYSQAFATIVALSGTDANSGLPGVSPGTREPQKVATVTISNKSPALDDDPHSNDKEIVGLVATPRQLYLEIELSRWSARSWIVQEHLLSRRCLFFAPDALYFQCGQSTLSEGGANEEYVALMLDKLRGTDNDLLNKANRNNPLSSLTELHDMSLRERMSKTFNAYAKLVEIYSRRNLTYKSDILKAFAGIFAVLEEYFESAAVHGLPSAVISHALLWTPIARLPRRGSQLPTSRSASTTPNSQFPTWSWVGWDGPVEYRVFEMSNGKIALPTTSVKAYYQSNNDPIIEPTWEQNQLHEHIKQESHIPDQQGVPVGKTDRDGDKTQRRQVIAKMVPDLVRGSTWFIGAAQTPQNRQDSYIETKLLRFTARTVALPAFGVSSRKEYLSYQSQVHNRSPQAVRRILDRKGKHCGLWWEQAGYGYVGLDMSPDSEANIDLLEISRYGPMHCHRDGPSLVEGPISMFDKDEYPEFGSGSGLVNILAVDLDMGLPDGIGERCTVAVIHSAAWEAASPQEKEVRMV from the coding sequence ATGACAGACAATTCCCACAGTGAATCAAAAGAGTTGGACGAGGTCACCAGACTCGTGGGGACCTACGGCGGTATTCGGGAGGCACTCAACTCGGGATCGTTGTCTCTTGAACAAGAAGTACGTCTCAGGTCGGACATAGTTGACCTTCTCATCAAAGACAGCGATCAAAGCGGCCTATACGACTACCTACAAGATGCAATTCAACATCTGGAGACGATTCTGCGTCGTCTCCCACGGGACTCCCCGGAACGTGCCGTGCATCTGAGTAAGATGTCATACGTACAGATGTCTGAACATGTAGCCACCAATTCACGCCACGCGTTGGACGAGGCTGTATCAAACGGGCGCCAGGCCAAAGAATTAGGCGTGACGCATAATCTTTTGCAGAGCCGCCCAGATGTTTACATAAATGTAATGAAGAATTTTGGATTCGCGCTGTCCCAAAGGTATGCAATAACACTGCAAGCTAATGACCTTGAGGAAGCCATCGCATGTGCAAAGGAGATATATGATCACGCTCCGAAAGACTCGGCCGAATACTACATGAACCTCAATAACTTTGCATCGCGCCTCCGTATGCAATATTCTGAAAGTCAAAATCCAGATGACATCAACGAAGCAATGAGATTGATAAGAGAGCTGCAATCGAGGACGGCCAGTGGTTCAAGGGAgcatggctttgctgcagcacagCTTGGCGTTATAGGCGCtgacaagttcaagcaaACGAAAGAGTTGCaggacttggatgaagcgcTTGGGTACTGCAAGGCAGGCCTCGATAGCCTTCCTGCGACCCACGAGTTAAGAATACAAATTCTGAGGGTCATTACGAACCTGTACGACTCGAGATATAAATCGACAAGTGAGGAAGGAGACTTGAGAGGCCACGTCCAGTACTCTGAGCGTTTGCTTCGTGCCATTCCGCCTGGTAATAATGCTCGAGGCAAATATCTTGTCGAGTACATGCGAGGTCTGCATAAATTGGCAGAGAGGTTGAAATCTCTTGAGCAGTTTCGGCGAAATATACGGCAACTGAAATCGCTCCTTCTCGACATGCCTTCCAACTACCCTGAGAAACCAGGCTGCCACTCAGTCCTGGCTGATTTCTACTTAAGCCAGTACGACCTGTCCCGTGACCTTCAGGACCTGATGGCTTGCGTGGGTGCTGTCAGAGAAGCAGTACTCGATTACAATGAAGTAGCTCGTGAGAGCGGCTCTCCGCAGAGTACTATTCAAGCATCCTGGCCTTGGGATCTCGGGATATCGCTGGGCAAGCTGTTTCAAGCACCACGGGACAACCCCATGAGAAAGGCAGCTGAGAGGGGATTGCCTGAGGAACTGAATCATTGCCGCCAGCTCCAGAGCTCTGCTCCCAGTGCATTGGAGCAGTTTTATCAACAGAGCGGGCCACGATTAAAAGTCCTATCCAAATCTCTTGATGCCGGTCGAGCCCTCTCCAGCGATGAGATCGAGAATGAGATAAGAAAACTGAAGGAGGAGAAAGGGGCTACCGTTAGCAACAGAAGGCCGTACAAAACGAGTGACTATGTGAACGAACTAGGTGCTCGAAAACTTGCCATGGATGAGTCTAAAAACATAATACTAGACTTGAGTGGCATCATGGGTAGTATATTGGGCATCGACCGTGACAAAACGTATACCCGAGAAGAGCTCTGTGCTCTGCATGCTGAGATGGAACAAAAGGCAATCGACAACGCCCGATCAGAAGGCAGGCATCCAAACTTGCGACTATGCCGCATGTGCCGAGATGAGGTGAAGATACTGCAGCCTGTTCAAGATGGTTTTGAGTTAGCAGCGAAGAGAGCATGGCTACCTTTTGGGAATTACTTTCAGCTTCTGGACAGATCTAACTGCTCCATTTGCTCCCTAATGTTGTCTGCAATCACGACCAAGTCATCCGGGGCACTCCATCCTCGCCTTGCGGCAATAGATCCGGAGGTGCAAGGAATTCGCTTGACGAGTGGCCAACTCTCTACAAAGGAAAAGTTGATTCGATTCGACTATGGAATGAAAGCCGCTGGTGAACTGAGACTCTTGACGTCTCAAAACTACTCTCAGGCTCTTCGCCAAGGTTGGCAAGTGAGTGCGCATTCTTCACCTGCAGAAATTCTTGCCAATCAAAACGGCCCAATCTACGACGCCAGTGGCCAGCAAATTAACCCAAACTTGGTAAAGTCGTGGTTGAGAGACTGTGATAACAATCACAGATCCGCGTGCAATCATCCGCGACTGGGGAAACGAGCAGATGCCGTGATTAGCCTAATATTGATTAATGTCCAGGACGAATGCCtggtttcgtcgtcttctgACGCCAAATACTTTGCGTTGAGCTATGTATGGGGCCAAGTCGACATGTCCAAAACATTCAAGTCCAACTATAGTGATCGATTGAAAGCCCACTCTCTGGCGGCGATATGCTTTCCGAAGACGATACAGGATGCGATGGCGTTCGTTCGATCCCTAGATGAGAGATATCTTTGGGTTGATGCCTTGTGCATTGTacaagacgacgacatccAAATGGCTCGCGACATACCTAACATGGATATCATCTACAGCCAGGCGTTCGCTACCATTGTCGCACTCAGTGGAACTGACGCAAACTCAGGCTTGCCAGGAGTCTCACCGGGTACAAGAGAACCGCAAAAGGTCGCCACCGTCACGATTTCAAACAAGTCGCCTGCTCTCGACGATGACCCTCACAGCAACGACAAAGAAATAGTCGGCCTGGTAGCAACACCACGCCAGCTTTATCTGGAGATAGAGCTGTCTCGTTGGAGCGCCAGGAGCTGGATCGTCCAAGAGCATTTACTTTCGAGGCGTTGCCTGTTCTTCGCACCAGATGCTCTGTACTTTCAGTGTGGCCAGAGCACTCTGAGTGAAGGCGGCGCCAACGAGGAGTACGTAGCACTCATGCTAGACAAGCTGCGGGGGACGGATAATGACCTTCTCAATAAGGCAAATCGGAATAATCCTCTGTCTTCTCTGACTGAATTGCACGATATGTCGTTGCGGGAGCGGATGTCCAAGACTTTCAACGCATACGCCAAGCTCGTTGAGATCTATAGCCGTCGCAACCTGACGTACAAGTCGGACATTCTAAAGGCATTTGCTGGAATATTTGCCGTTCTTGAGGAGTATTTCGAAAGTGCAGCTGTCCATGGACTTCCGTCGGCGGTTATCAGCCATGCTCTACTTTGGACACCGATAGCAAGGCTTCCACGTCGAGGTAGTCAGCTGCCAACATCTCGCTCCGCAAGCACCACTCCTAATTCACAGTTTCCAACTTGGTCGtgggtgggatgggatgggcCTGTAGAATACCGCGTATTCGAGATGTCAAATGGGAAGATTGCTCTACCCACGACGAGTGTAAAGGCCTATTATCAATCGAACAATGACCCCATTATTGAACCAACATGGGAGCAGAATCAACTCCACGAGCATATCAAACAAGAGTCTCATATCCCTGATCAACAAGGGGTCCCGGTTGGCAAAACGGATAGGGATGGGGACAAGACTCAACGCAGGCAGGTCATCGCCAAAATGGTCCCTGATCTTGTTCGCGGCAGTACCTGGTTTATCGGAGCCGCCCAAACACCCCAGAATAGGCAGGATTCTTATATTGAAACCAAGCTGTTGCGCTTTACAGCTCGTACGGTTGCTCTTCCAGCATTCGGCGTCTCATCGAGGAAGGAATATTTGAGCTACCAGTCCCAAGTTCATAACCGAAGCCCCCAAGCCGTCCGACGCATCCTGGACCGCAAAGGCAAACACTGCGGGCTGTGGTGGGAGCAGGCCGGGTACGGGTACGTGGGACTGGACATGAGTCCAGATTCtgaagccaacattgacctgCTCGAAATATCGCGGTATGGGCCAATGCATTGCCATCGGGACGGGCCGTCTCTTGTCGAAGGCCCCATCAGCATGTTTGACAAGGATGAATACCCGGAGTTTGGATCAGGCAGTGGGCTggtcaacatcttggccgtcGATTTAGATATGGGACTTCCGGATGGGATTGGTGAACGATGTACAGTGGCCGTTATTCATTCCGCAGCATGGGAAGCAGCAAGCCCACAGGAAAAAGAAGTTCGAATGGTGTAG
- a CDS encoding phosphotransferase enzyme family domain-containing protein, protein MNISEQTVGPEDYDVLSRWQISNFFASKPSPTKDECDSLAASLLSGPVSATPMQGANSYTVERNGVSTIVQFRSSLLDMEKLELAQQVYLRFVPPGLCHGELGTAHVYVRNRVFGPAFCRVRKQMFASDKAMEQRLGQTIQDFANLHLIFRPEFPAVLQHGDLLENNIHVEEETGHITGVVDWQEAVVVPFGLSLVGVETLLGAQTNSDWHFHPSHVELRQLFWDTFYSEVGQVSDLDKETIDIARLMGLFQTHGFEENGRSGVYLENFTSV, encoded by the exons ATGAACATTTCAGAGCAAACAGTCGGACCGGAGGACTATGATGTATTATCACGATGGCAAATATCCAACTTCTTCGCTTCCAAACCCTCCCCCACAAAAGACGAATGCGATAGTCTTGCTGCCAGCCTGCTGAGCGGTCCCGTTTCTGCTACACCAATGCAAGGAGCCAATAGTTATACCGTAGAAAGAAATGGAGTTTCAACAATAGTCCAGTTTCGGTCCTCACTGCTTGACATGGAAAAACTCGAGCTTGCCCAGCAAGTCTATCTCCGATTTGTGCCTCCGGGCTTATGTCATGGCGAATTGGGAACTGCCCACGTCTACGTTAGGAATCGTGTATTTGGTCCAGCATTCTGCCGGGTGCGTAAACAGATGTTTGCCTCTGACAAAGCAATGGAGCAGCGTTTGGGGCAGACTATCCAAGATTTTGCCAA TCTCCACCTAATCTTCCGCCCCGAATTCCCAGCTGTGCTTCAGCACGGCGATCTTCTTGAGAACAACATTCATGTCGAAGAAGAAACTGGCCATATTACCGGCGTTGTGGACTGGCAAGAGGCCGTTGTGGTCCCTTTTGGGCTGTCTCTTGTTGGCGTAGAGACACTGTTGGGTGCCCAGACAAACTCGGATTGGCATTTCCACCCTTCTCACGTTGAACTGCGACAGCTGTTCTGGGATACATTTTACAGCGAAGTCGGGCAGGTCTCTGACTTAGACAAAGAGACAATTGACATAGCAAGGCTGATGGGTTTGTTTCAGACGCATGGTTTCGAGGAAAATGGCAGGTCAGGAGTGTATCTTGAGAATTTCACTTCAGTATAG
- a CDS encoding heterokaryon incompatibility protein (similar to Glarea lozoyensis ATCC 20868 XP_008085295.1), with protein MLCSICMQIAEECRGRYFRTGRHHSTLGQLRAAAKRRCGLCIILYEHLEIQSGHLEEVYLADPLTYEFRNEPVEDDDPYLTFKGAGRQPLTTVYILLANLVAPTSYARWLQKDAELLNLMLPNTPNDKLHPTAMDTGSPQVAQLATRWFRDCQRTHKSCGLAIKPSDGHLNHSRDWYPDRLLDLTKDVPRLLITREEKPSSTQYATLSYCWGPNPRHLILTSDNLPKMRQGIPMKSLPKTFRDAIQMVRKLEIRYLWIDSLCIIQSGEASREDWELQSMAMSTIYARSTINISADWASDATEGCFSDRDVDVFNSIFFTWEDEHHAFVDQGIFQRLSSTPIWRRGWVVQERLLSRCVLHFGRDQIFWECQEVPFACESFPGEMDIWTFVDTIPFNLALPVLGRSGGANWSDLVRLYSSRELSFPSNDKFAALGAVAEVYSDLYHDEYVAGLFASELPAALCWRVVDAGTTPNILRSSEFRAPSWSWASIDGVVDVKVDYSFDDEYGTGDTIHSAVRDVNIDLLRPQFKTGPVLAARITLEGSFFTKKFHEELFNLLSGRTDILNNNQTIKLDVIMDSTTPGAKSDSVVFFPIISNNVGYRGIILNHHITPSEETYSRVGYFSVHETKLFWERNDVLDMKRIITLI; from the coding sequence ATGCTGTGCTCCATCTGTATGCAAATAGCTGAGGAGTGCCGAGGCAGATACTTTCGCACAGGTCGCCATCATTCCACACTTGGACAGCTTCGGGCCGCTGCGAAGCGGAGGTGCGGGCTTTGCATTATCCTATATGAACATTTGGAAATTCAAAGCGGCCACCTCGAAGAGGTCTACCTGGCTGACCCATTGACATACGAGTTCAGAAACGAgccagttgaagatgatgaccCTTACCTCACTTTTAAGGGCGCTGGACGTCAACCTCTTACAACGGTGTACATTTTACTGGCAAATTTGGTAGCCCCAACAAGTTACGCACGGTGGTTGCAGAAAGACGCAGAGCTGTTGAACCTGATGTTACCAAATACCCCCAATGACAAACTACACCCAACAGCTATGGACACTGGGAGTCCTCAAGTCGCCCAGTTAGCCACGAGATGGTTCAGGGACTGTCAACGCACTCATAAAAGCTGCGGTTTGGCCATAAAACCCAGTGACGGGCACCTTAATCACAGTCGTGATTGGTACCCGGATAGATTATTGGATCTAACCAAAGATGTTCCAAGACTACTCATCACTCGGGAGGAGAAACCATCTAGTACACAGTACGCAACACTGAGCTATTGTTGGGGTCCAAATCCGAGACACCTCATTCTGACCTCTGACAATTTGCCCAAAATGCGGCAAGGCATTCCGATGAAATCACTCCCCAAAACCTTCAGAGATGCTATCCAGATGGTACGCAAGCTTGAGATACGTTATCTATGGATCGACTCTCTATGTATTATTCAGTCTGGAGAAGCCAGTAGAGAAGACTGGGAGCTGCAATCCATGGCTATGAGCACAATTTACGCCCGCAGCACTATCAATATCTCTGCAGATTGGGCGTCCGATGCTACAGAAGGATGTTTCAGTGATCGCGATGTCGACGTTTTTAAttcaatcttcttcacaTGGGAAGATGAGCATCACGCATTTGTGGACCAGGGGATCTTCCAGAGACTGTCATCAACGCCAATTTGGCGACGAGGATGGGTGGTGCAAGAACGGCTTCTATCCCGTTGCGTGCTCCATTTCGGGCGGGACCAGATCTTTTGGGAATGCCAAGAAGTACCTTTCGCATGCGAGAGTTTCCCAGGTGAAATGGACATATGGACATTCGTTGATACAATCCCGTTCAACTTGGCACTTCCTGTGCTCGGTCGGTCCGGGGGAGCAAACTGGTCAGATCTTGTGAGGCTGTACAGCAGCCGCGAACTGAGTTTTCCGTCAAATGACAAGTTTGCTGCCCTCGGAGCGGTTGCAGAAGTATACTCCGACCTTTACCACGATGAATATGTAGCTGGCCTGTTTGCAAGTGAACTGCCGGCAGCATTATGTTGGCGAGTTGTTGACGCAGGCACAACGCCCAATATTCTTCGGAGCAGCGAATTTCGTGCCCCGTCATGGAGCTGGGCCAGCATCGATGGGGTTGTGGATGTGAAGGTAGACTATTCGTTTGATGACGAGTATGGCACAGGTGATACGATTCATAGTGCGGTGAGAGACGTGAATATCGACCTGCTTCGCCCACAGTTTAAGACCGGGCCAGTGCTCGCAGCGCGAATCACGTTGGAAGGCAGTTTCTTCACCAAGAAGTTCCATGAAGAACTATTCAACCTCTTGTCAGGACGGACTGATATTCTAAATAACAACCAAACGATAAAGCTTGATGTAATAATGGATTCCACTACCCCAGGCGCAAAGTCAGACTCAGTTGTTTTCTTCCCAATCATTTCTAACAATGTTGGATATCGAGGAATCATCTTGAACCATCATATCACACCTTCGGAAGAGACATATTCTAGAGTTGGATATTTTTCTGTTCACGAAACGAAATTGTTCTGGGAGCGGAATGATGTGCTGGACATGAAGCGGATAATAACTTTGATATAG